The sequence TACTTAAGCTACCTTTCGCGTTAAAATGAACAGTCACGTAGAAACTTCCGTAATGTCTTTTGATTTATTAGCCGACGAAATTCAGTACCAATCGTTTTTATTCCCGTCTGTGTAATTCAAATACGCGTATACACCTGGTAAAAATGTTCGTCTTTATCAGCTACCAGCAGTCAGGTGCTGAAATTCTTCGGCGTTAACGTCGTCGTTATATACGCTCTGCAGATATCGTTTTATTGCGTTCGACTTTGACGATATATATCTAAAGAAAGAAATGCGCGACAAAGAAATCTAATCCCAATCCCTCGTTCGAACGGCGAAACAACAGCTGTCTCCACTTTGATACGCATTTATTAccctgaaatattgaaaaactggaatcgattagaaaatatcctAAAAATAAAGTGCGGCCActtgaatgaaatgatttccaGGTCtaaggtttgatttgatttaattgatgatAATCAAAGTACAAATATACTTTCTACTATCCGCACCAATATACAAATAATCCTTGAATGCGGTTATCCGTCATCGTTGTACtaaattttgttaattatGTACTTGTCATAAAAGTATTCTACTTTGACAATaaagtttatatatatattaaaaatataaattcataattaGTTACATGAATTGTACACAATACATGACAATCATCAGAACCCCGGAGATCATTATACGATTGTCAAGCCGAGGCCCTTGAGCAGACGTTAGATCATTTATACAtatgaagaaaagaaaattgagaATGATAGAATAATACTGTTTGGATAAGAAGAAAGATACAGACTTCTCATTCGTGGCCTAAATGACAGTCATGTGATTAAATGGTGGCAGTTATTGGTAGTTATTGGTTCAGGggttcttttgaaaagaatcaATTCCACGTAACGTGGATATCATAGACCTTATTTTCGATTATCTCCACACTTattaaatttcagaaatttcaaTAGCCCGCCGCTATAATGCTGTCAAAGAAGCTTCTTACACCGATTCGAGGTATTATCAGGCGAAATTGCAGGCCGTGTCGTATGAACCTATCGCCTCTGGTCGgcgaagaaaaaataatcacAAGAAAATCTGGCGCTGATCCATATTTCGCTGGAAATGATTTACGTTGTTAGACCTCCGACGAACGGCCGAGGGGACGAGGAAATAATCCGCAGCAATACGACACTGATTTATTGGCACACACAAGCGGCGGCGGTCAGTTGAAGATTACCAGACACGCCGCCAAATTTATAACGCGGAATAGAGTGGAACCGCCATCTAAACCGATCAGTACAAAATAGGGTATGATTCCATAACCTTTTATGACCTTTTCGTTGGCCATCGATGAAGTTACTGGAATCATACCTTTTCGTTGGCCATCGATGAAgtttttggaatcatttcgtTTACGTACTTACATCAATTTTTATCCAATATCTCAATCTAACCacgtgttttttttcaatatgcaAATATCATTTGTCGCCCGAGGTATATTCATTATACGTGTATTGGTGTAGTTACGTATAGCGAGTCGATTCTACGACGCTGCATCCCCCTGCGAGTTGTCATCCACCAAACAACACTCTTCTGTTCATTGTAGAAACCGATCCTATGTAACAACTGCAACGACAAAAGCTTTCTCTGATTGAAGAATTTGTGAGGGATTTCGCACCGACAGAACGGGAAATTAATCGAAATTTTCTCCACGCTGTTATCGGCGTGTTGGTGTCGTAATGGCATTCTTGATAATGGCTTCGGTGAAATAAAGAATGATGTGCTGATAATCGACCATCGTGATATGGCGCGATCACACAGACATATGTAAACATCCGATGCTGTGTTTGAATCgaattacaaatattctgGGTTTCGTTATTTTTCGCCAAGATACATCAACAGATCATGTATGATACAACAGCCATTTTTACAATCAACATTTTTTTGTATGAAGCAGGTGGTTGCGAGAAGCTATACTAACTCCCTGGCTTCGGAGATCTTACAAGACTAACATAGTTAGTTGCCAGATGACGCGGAATGTGATCGAGTGTTACCTCACTTCCTTCACTTCCAACTTTTTATACGCATCACTTCAGGCGATACAAGTTGAAACGGATTGTCAATTTGGCACCTAAGACGTCGAGCCCGCGACCCCGAGAGAAGGTTTAACCGTAGCAATATATTACCGTCAACATAAATCGTCGACAGCCGATGTCACTACATCATATAACGCTAGAATTGATGACGAGTTATTTTCGTTGGCTGCGCGATGTTACGCGGACGTCACCGATGTTTTTATCAATTCTCGATACATCCGCTGTCACACGTTTTGTCGCAACGTCGCCGAAGTCTCATTCAATATCGTCGCGGTTTTCACCGTTCGTGCCATTAATATTGCACGGCGATCGTTAACAAAAAATCAGATCGTGACAACGGCGGCAACATCCTGCGAACGACGACTCACTGACTGCAACGTCTATCAAATACCGATACACTCAGCGAGGTCTCTTGCGTATAAGAAGCTAACCCTTTTTCTAAGCGACCTTTCAAAAGCTTTTGCTTCAAGCGGAGAACCAATAACAAACATCTTTAGATATTACACTTTTAATGAAGTGTGTTTGCATTGTATTTATTGTCTCTTTTTCTGCTGTTTTCTCTGAATAATAACAACTGGCATATATGCTTTCATTACGTTTAAACTGTTGCCTTGTAATTCCAAAACATAAAACAAAATCGCTGGTAAAATGAATGTTTAGATATATGGCATCATGTTATTGTTCGTGTATGATTAAAGGTTTCCTATTTATTAGGTGACCAGAGTACGAACCCTGAAGTCCGCCTGTGGAGACATTTGATGGCTACATATGAGCACAGTTCACGGCCAGTTCTCAACGCTAACTCCAGCGTTGTTGTTGAATTCGCCGTAGCGCTCAACGCCATCATGGACTTAGTAAGTATTAACTATTTTGAACTCAAAGCGTTCTAGAAAAATGAAAGCAATGATTCGTTGAAATGTCTGAATATGTGCAATATTTCATTACGTTACACTACATCGTCTTAATTTCTACCAACAAAAGCTTGAATACCAGATTATGGGGAAAAAATAACAGACGAGTTTGACAGTTTAACAGACGACCAAACACCTGTTTAtgcaaatttcatcaaaatcagaatcTTTCGGCCAACTTCTTTCCATTGCTGTTATCATTGTCAAAGTGGAGGCAGAAAGGTCGTGATTCTGATGAAATtcgtatatacatgtatttgctAGTCTACAACATACAAGTATTGAATAAACAGATAATATGCAATCATGTATTGTCAGTATCTGATTACGCAAAAGATTGCTAGATAGATGCATAAAGCGGTCTGTCTGCTGGGGTTTCTCACGTCGGAAGTTTGCTGTTTGCCCGGTATATTTCTGCCGCACTTGGCTAATCGGAAGTTGTATTATGGACGATAGTCGCGTAATGGCTGGTGGAATTTTTTGCTAAGTGCTaggcgatgatgatgatagctGGTCACACGGATCAAGGAAATTGGCCATTAACGATACTGGCGCGGTACACTCGCGACGCGACGACCGCTGACATACTGACTGGCACACCATGAGCAACTCCTTTTCCAACTAACCTTTTCTTTGCAAATTCCCAACTACATCTATGAAGTATTCCGTCAATAACTATGATGGAATGCAATACTTAATCTATAtagaaaaatatgttttatcaacatatgaaatttttgattcgaaggtattttctttatgaaaagtaaatcatttttatatattttcagatccATCATACAGTCAAACTAATAATACGAAACCCGTTTGATACGGCACGTAGCACGTAGCATAATGAGCATGcgcattttcaaattttcctaTCTATTCCAGGATGAGAAAAACCAAGTCCTTATAACAAATCTCTGGGTTCTTGAAGTAAGTATGAACAGAAACAAAAATTCCGAGCAAGTTCAAATCAAACTTTCATCTTAACCTTCGATAAACGGTTGGTTTCGCAAAGCTCCAGATAAGATTAGCGCATCGGCACAATTGCAGACATTCAGGAGATTAATGACTCGTGTTCTGAAAGACAGAGAAATCCAATGCTAATTCCAGCTTATATTATACGTACCCAGCAATGGAACGTATCAGCAGGCAAAGCCTTAGGCCGGATAGAAACTTCGAAACGACGAGATAGCACTTGTATTCTAAAACGAGAATAGCCCTTCGATTgggatattgaatattttccgagTCCTCTAAGAAATCGATTCAATACCTTATGTTAATAATGAGAAATTCAACAATTTGACTTCTGTACTTCGGTTTCTCTGCACCGCACGGCCGTGCTATCCATTCAGTCATTCGATATGGAAAAGCCATTTCCCTGCCATATTTCATGGCGTATGTGATTATGACGTGTTCTTCGATTTGTTCTTCGCGCGATAAGCCGGGGGCATCTACTAAGATTCGTTATAATAACAACCATGTACGAAGCACGTTGCCGCATGTTTATTAGATAACGTACATTGGCTAGCCGAGCGTCTTGCGATTTATCTCGATCTTATATCTTTACGTTTGGTATTCGATTGGCGAAGATTTTCTATTATGGGTGCTAATTAGAAGTGACATATTTCTTTTGAGTTACTTCGATTACTTACGTTTGGCAGACGCAGACGCTATTCAGAgtcgaatgaatgaatgaatgaatgaatgaatgaatgaatgaatgaatgaatgaatgaatgaatgaatgaatgaatgaatgaatgaatgaatgaatgaatgaatgaatgaatgaatgaatgaatgaatgaatgaatgaatgaatgaatgaatgaatgaatgaatgaatgaatgaatgaatgaatgaatgaatgaatgaatgaatgaatgaatgaatgaatgaatgaatgaatgaatgaatgaatgaatgaatgaatgaatgaatgaatgaatgaatgaatgaatgaatgaatgaatgaatgaatgaatgaatgaatgaatgaatgaatgaatgaatgaatgaatgaatgaatgaatgaatgaattatttactttATTATTTACTCAAGtaacaaaaacataatataCACAGACATTGACAGTTTATTATCTTACATTCAGCAATGGTATGATGTTAATATGAAATGGGATCCAAAAGCTTACGAAAATGTTCGCGCTACTGTGCTGTCAGCCGAGCACCTCTGGCTTCCGGACGTGTATATTTTTAACAAGTAAGCATCCGAATACTCGACGTATAAAGCAAGTGAtgttatttcaattcaatatctatTCATCATGAAATCTCACACGATTGTGgatgataaaaagaaaaagcaAAACGAATTTTACAAAAGAAGAGATAGTGTATAAAATAACAACGTATTTCATGATTCATCATTTTCTAGGATCTCGTATTTCTTTTAAAACGTCACGTATCATGCTTCTGTGTTTTAGCGCAGACGAGGGGCAGACTGGTTTCGTTAACGCCAACGGCAGCAAAGCGATAGTCAGTTATAACGGCACCGTCACTTGGACCGTACCGATCATGATAAAAAGCGCGTGTACGGTGAACGTGCTCTTTTTTCCGTTCGACTTCCAAGTTTGCCAGATCAAGTTCGGATCGTGGATCTACGACGGCTATCAGCTCGACCTCAGCGACAAAAAAGAGGGTTACATCGACATGTCGAAGTACGTCACCAACAGCGAGTTCGACCTTCTTAACGCTACGCTGAGCAGAGTAATGGCTAAATACGAATGTTGCCCCGGTCCTTATCCGCAGATGCACCTTAACCTTTACATCAAGAGAAAAGCGCTTTATTACACATACACCGTCATAGCTCCGGCATTATTACTATGCATTATGACATTGTCAAGTTTCCTGTTGCCTTGCGACTGCGGCGAGAAAATTGCGATCGGGATGACAGTCTTTCTGTCAATCTATTTCCTGCAGTTGCTGATTTCGGACAACATACCAGAATCGAATAGCACGCCACTTATTGGTAGGAATCAAATATACAGCGAACCTTGCCTAAGTCGGATCGGCGTAAGTCGGATAATCGCTTATGTGGGATGAATATCGATAGTCCCGATTTTTCcttcttttttcaaagaaaatctATATTCCAAAGTTGTGAATTCGCCTAGTAGCACTTTTTTCGGTCCCAAAATATAAGATCAGTTAAAATCACTCCCCGAAAGGGCATTTTCCTCCACATTGCAGTTTGATCGCTTCCCTGTTCCTGGCTTGAAATTGACGATACATGTCAACAGTCGTTATTTTCGTGTGGTTAGTGTCTTGGGATGGAAAAATAACCCCGAAATATTTCAGCCAGTCGTAAAAATAAGCCGTAGTTTTCGGGAAAAGACTGAGAATCAGACTTATTCAAAGCAGTACTTCAGATTATTTCTCTTGCTCCCAAATGATCCGACTTACGTAAGGTTTACTGTAATGTTCGTcgttaaaaaaaacatatccTGCATTCGATGAGAACAATCAtcattttcttacattttgaaaaatggatATTATATCCAAATTGAAATCctagattttctaaattctagTAAAGACTAATTCTCAACTTATACGTTTTATTACAGGTATTTTTCTTACAATGGTGACAACGTTAAACTCTATTTCACTCGTTATGGCTACAATCATTATGAACATCAAAAAGAGAAGCGACAAAAATCCATGTCCTCCAGTTCCGATATTTGTAATGCGATTTTGTGAATGCGTCCTAGGTAGAATTACGTGTACACCTTATAAGAAACGTGCGATAGGGCCTTGTGTTGATAAAGCGAAATCTCCTACAGATGGCGGCCGGGTGTCTGGAGAATCTTTACCATCCCTAGCGACCGCTAACGACGCGCGAGAAAACCCCAGCAAGAAGCGCACTGCCGCCGGGCGCAGTCCTACCCCGACCAGCTGGGAATCCGAGTCGTTAGTCTCGTACGAGGTAAAATATTCCGCTCTCAACCAGTCGTTGCTCCATCAAACTGACCAAGTCGAACGACTTAGCGAGTACTGTTATGCAAACTCTACTGAAACAGACATCGTACAGCCGGTGTTGCCTTTGCGGCAAAAACCGAACGGAAACACTGCAAGCAACAGCCCCGTGATCAGTTCATCGCCGACACTTCGCAGAAGGGCACCGTCCCCTTCGTATACTTCCAATTGCCCAAACAACACGTCATGCTTCCAGACCACCGCGTCCACGATGCAAGATTCTTATCCATCGCCGAATAGCCAGTTATTCGCGACGAAGGCCGAGGTTCGCGAGTTACGATACCAATGGTTCTACGTCGCCGACGTAGTCGACAAGGGCCTGTTCATTTTGTACCTTATTCTTACTGTAGTGAGCATTTTGACAATTTTAGTGATTTTGCCGTATTTGAATCAACCGCCGAAAGAAATGCCGGTCGTCGAAGGCGTTCATAACATTAGAAGTTTGGAACTTCCAGAGGACATGTACGTCTATTAGATATTGCATATGAATAAATACTTGGCATAAGTTCATCTTTGTGTATTGATAGAGTGGCactatttgaaatgtgtatttAGCAATAAACGCTGATTTGTTTTCTAAAAGCGTCGAAATATGGGTCTGGAAAATCAAATATAACGAaaacaaaacaagaaaaaagttCCGGTTTGAACGGTTCATctattatcataatcatcatcataatcatatgATGTATAATGTTGCATAAGTAAAAggtatttttccattttcgtACAATTTACATTatatgatttgattgattataTAGTAGATCCATCTGTGAGACCAATTCATTACTTTTGACCGCATGCCGCAGACGCCTCGGCCTTCAGCGCAACTTCAACTTTGGAATGCTGATCAGCTGGTTCAAGAAGAAGATCCTGAAATGAGTGATATACGTTCggcattattatttttatgatgATACAAAAATCTACGCTCCAATAACCTTCGCCCAGCACTTATTATTGAGCCGAATCTTATATTGTTTGAAATTGCTTCCGATATCTAATGAAACTGTTCAGTATTCGtaaaaacattttagaaaaCCGTATGCAAAGATGCGCACCGCTATCGCGTCTGTTCTCTTCCAAACGACATTTCCCGCTAAAGCAACCGGCGCAATGGGATATCTTGTTCTTATCGGTTCGTTTTTGATGATCGTTCCATCAGACGCCGctgaaatatattgaaattcgGCCTTTGGTGAAGAGTTGTTCAGTGGCTTTAGATTTTACAAAACTTTTCGTGATAATTCGCGTACCTGATGGTATTGGAGGCAGGAAAATATGTGTTCCGGATGCGACGCATCGGCGGCCGACGCCTTTCTTATCCAACATAAATCGGGCACCGTTGGAAGTATCAGCCGGGTCGCCGCTCTGTTTGGCGTTACTGTAGAAATCAAGCGGAGTGCGATAGAAAAATCCACGATCCGACCAGTGTGAAAATGGGAATTCTTCACTTCCAGTACTGTTGTCTTTAACGTACGGCTTCGTTTCCTAAAGGGTATAACAGCGAGGAAAATTCTAAACACGAGTCCTTCAAAAAgaacttttgaaaaattgccAAAGTTTTCGGAGGTAGTTTCTAGTTATGACTGTATATATTACGCTATAAGCGATTTCATAAGGATTCCAGTTCTGAAGGGGAGTCGTATAGATGATCTCTAACGGTATGGCGTATGCCCAACGTTGGGTTGCCAATTCACACCTTTCCGAGCGACCTCTTCCTCTGCAATGCTTGAGCTACATGTGATGGGTAAAAACGAAATACAGTTATCGATTAAAAAAGTCTTATCACATAAATGAACAGTAAAATTCAAACGATTACCAtgtattatcatttgattAGAGGATTTCTACAACTATTAAAGTAAAAATACTTGATTTACGAAGGCGTTTCGatgattatcaaattaccgTTGCGGGTGCATATTTTGGTTGTGTTGTCTTCGcgaaaaaaactgtttcgtcGTGGAAACCACGCCTTTGTACCGTATCGCCCATT is a genomic window of Tubulanus polymorphus chromosome 5, tnTubPoly1.2, whole genome shotgun sequence containing:
- the LOC141906297 gene encoding neuronal acetylcholine receptor subunit alpha-5-like: MVILHRGLALSIEGDQSTNPEVRLWRHLMATYEHSSRPVLNANSSVVVEFAVALNAIMDLDEKNQVLITNLWVLEQWYDVNMKWDPKAYENVRATVLSAEHLWLPDVYIFNNADEGQTGFVNANGSKAIVSYNGTVTWTVPIMIKSACTVNVLFFPFDFQVCQIKFGSWIYDGYQLDLSDKKEGYIDMSKYVTNSEFDLLNATLSRVMAKYECCPGPYPQMHLNLYIKRKALYYTYTVIAPALLLCIMTLSSFLLPCDCGEKIAIGMTVFLSIYFLQLLISDNIPESNSTPLIGIFLTMVTTLNSISLVMATIIMNIKKRSDKNPCPPVPIFVMRFCECVLGRITCTPYKKRAIGPCVDKAKSPTDGGRVSGESLPSLATANDARENPSKKRTAAGRSPTPTSWESESLVSYEVKYSALNQSLLHQTDQVERLSEYCYANSTETDIVQPVLPLRQKPNGNTASNSPVISSSPTLRRRAPSPSYTSNCPNNTSCFQTTASTMQDSYPSPNSQLFATKAEVRELRYQWFYVADVVDKGLFILYLILTVVSILTILVILPYLNQPPKEMPVVEGVHNIRSLELPEDMYVY